One window from the genome of Rhodobacteraceae bacterium S2214 encodes:
- the aroQ gene encoding type II 3-dehydroquinate dehydratase — MGHSFLVLNGPNLNLLGTRQPEVYGSTTLADIEDTCTAKATQMNVAVSFLQSNHEGVLIDAIHAARGVHDGIILNAGAYTHTSIAIMDAIKSVSLPVVELHLSNIHQREEFRHLSYISKVAVGQICGFGAAGYPLAMDALAGYLGTTET; from the coding sequence ATGGGACACTCTTTCTTAGTACTTAACGGACCAAACTTAAATTTGCTTGGGACGCGTCAACCCGAGGTTTACGGGTCAACGACACTCGCTGATATCGAAGACACTTGCACAGCCAAAGCCACGCAAATGAACGTTGCCGTCAGCTTCCTGCAATCCAATCACGAAGGCGTTCTGATCGACGCAATCCACGCGGCACGCGGCGTGCATGACGGGATCATTCTGAACGCCGGCGCCTACACTCACACGTCGATTGCGATCATGGACGCGATTAAATCCGTTAGCCTTCCGGTGGTTGAGCTTCACCTCTCAAACATCCACCAACGCGAAGAATTTCGACACCTGTCCTATATTTCAAAAGTGGCCGTCGGCCAGATTTGCGGCTTTGGTGCAGCGGGTTATCCGTTGGCCATGGACGCGCTTGCCGGATACTTAGGGACAACTGAAACATGA
- a CDS encoding ISNCY family transposase has protein sequence MGLVIMSERELNRIEVLSQVTQGRMTAVTAANVLGLSRRQVHRLLKSFQAEGPAVIRHKARGRRSNNSIDPAVLEFAVTLVKENYIDFGPTFAAEKLAEDHGLKVSRETLRKLMQDAGIWLSRKQRRTFHQPRLRRECFGELIQIDGSDHRWFENRGPACTLLVFIDDATSTLMQLRFVTSESTFSYFEALDLYLAAHGRPVAFYSDKHTVFRVANQSAKSGHGMTQFGRALNALNIEILCANSSQAKGRVERANRTLQDRLVKELRLAGISDMEEANAFLPGFTDRYNAKFAKVPRRADNLHRPMNIEPDRLRDIFCFRDERLVSKQLAFSYERQRIILAENEITRDLPGKYVDTFAFPDGSLDIRWKGVSIPYTVFDKDQRVTHAAITENKRLGAVLEHIKAEQDKAAPKKRRAGKQRTRYEPTGRRNTEGWSSKLAIRAKKKQAEATQTAAE, from the coding sequence GTGGGATTGGTGATCATGAGCGAACGCGAGCTGAACCGCATAGAAGTACTGAGCCAAGTGACACAAGGCCGGATGACGGCAGTGACAGCGGCAAATGTTCTGGGACTGAGCCGACGACAAGTCCATCGGCTGTTGAAGAGTTTCCAGGCAGAAGGCCCAGCAGTGATCCGTCACAAAGCGCGTGGCCGAAGATCGAACAACAGTATTGATCCTGCGGTGCTTGAGTTTGCTGTGACGCTGGTCAAAGAGAACTACATCGACTTTGGGCCAACCTTTGCAGCTGAGAAGCTGGCCGAGGATCACGGTCTGAAGGTATCCCGTGAGACGCTTCGCAAGTTGATGCAGGACGCTGGAATCTGGTTGTCACGCAAACAACGTCGCACATTCCATCAGCCCAGATTGCGCCGGGAATGCTTTGGCGAGTTGATCCAGATTGATGGCTCAGATCATCGCTGGTTCGAAAATCGCGGGCCAGCGTGCACTCTGCTCGTTTTCATAGACGATGCGACCAGTACGTTGATGCAACTGCGGTTTGTGACCTCTGAGAGTACCTTCAGTTACTTTGAAGCGCTGGATCTGTATCTGGCAGCACATGGTCGGCCGGTTGCGTTCTATTCTGACAAACACACAGTGTTTCGTGTCGCCAATCAGTCGGCCAAATCAGGGCACGGCATGACCCAGTTTGGTCGGGCTTTGAACGCGTTAAACATCGAGATTCTCTGCGCAAACAGCTCTCAGGCCAAAGGGCGTGTCGAACGCGCCAACCGCACCTTGCAGGATCGTTTGGTTAAAGAACTTAGGCTTGCAGGCATCTCAGACATGGAGGAGGCGAATGCGTTCCTGCCCGGCTTCACGGACCGCTATAACGCCAAGTTTGCAAAGGTGCCCCGTCGCGCCGACAACCTGCACCGTCCGATGAACATCGAACCGGATCGTCTGCGTGACATCTTCTGTTTCAGAGACGAGCGGCTTGTCAGCAAACAACTGGCCTTCTCCTATGAGCGCCAACGTATCATCCTGGCCGAGAATGAGATCACCCGCGATCTGCCGGGCAAATATGTGGATACCTTCGCCTTTCCAGACGGCAGCTTGGACATCCGATGGAAAGGCGTTTCAATCCCTTACACCGTCTTCGACAAGGATCAGCGCGTCACACATGCGGCCATCACTGAGAACAAGCGCCTAGGTGCCGTGCTTGAACACATCAAAGCTGAACAGGACAAGGCCGCTCCTAAAAAGCGCCGCGCTGGCAAACAGCGCACACGCTACGAGCCAACCGGGCGGCGCAACACAGAAGGTTGGAGTTCAAAGCTGGCCATTAGAGCCAAAAAGAAACAGGCGGAAGCTACGCAGACAGCAGCAGAATAA
- the phoB gene encoding phosphate regulon transcriptional regulator PhoB, with protein sequence MSQIPHVLVVDDEASQREMLIYNIEAEGYRTTKASNGEDALLSVAEDPPDVIILDWMMPKLSGIEVCRQLKVRSDTRTIPVIMLSARTEETDKVRGLETGADDYVEKPYSVTELMARVRAQLRRARPATVGQTLTYDDITLDAETHRVTRGDDALKLGPTEFRLLSTFMEKPGRVWSRDQLLDRVWGRDVYVDTRTVDVHVGRLRKALTVSGGQDPLRTVRGAGYALG encoded by the coding sequence ATGTCGCAGATTCCGCATGTACTTGTGGTAGATGATGAAGCGTCTCAGCGTGAAATGCTGATCTACAATATCGAAGCCGAAGGCTACCGCACGACCAAAGCCAGCAATGGCGAAGATGCGTTGCTCAGCGTCGCAGAAGATCCGCCTGACGTGATCATTCTGGACTGGATGATGCCAAAGCTGTCCGGTATCGAAGTGTGCCGTCAACTGAAGGTACGGTCAGACACACGCACGATCCCAGTGATCATGCTGTCAGCGCGGACTGAAGAAACAGACAAAGTGCGGGGTCTGGAAACCGGCGCCGACGACTACGTCGAGAAACCGTATTCTGTGACCGAACTGATGGCACGTGTACGCGCACAGCTGCGGCGCGCGCGACCAGCGACAGTCGGCCAGACGTTGACATATGATGACATCACACTGGACGCAGAAACGCACCGCGTGACACGTGGCGACGATGCGCTGAAACTTGGGCCGACAGAATTCAGATTGCTCAGCACGTTCATGGAAAAACCGGGACGCGTCTGGTCACGCGACCAATTGCTGGACCGTGTTTGGGGGCGTGACGTCTACGTGGACACTCGGACAGTCGACGTACACGTCGGACGATTGCGCAAGGCGCTGACAGTATCTGGTGGGCAAGATCCGCTACGGACAGTACGCGGAGCAGGCTACGCGCTCGGTTAA
- the pstC gene encoding phosphate ABC transporter permease subunit PstC: MPATWLFGVLLVLAVFGYYAAKSRAMTSGGGDRRNLHSLPSYYGANTALAAAVPAIAVLMLWLITQPMAINSMISGDLDPAVATDAGERSLALADVRRVADGLSLAVEQGALTADQAASLNVETDDIRGTLGSVGVALGSDVEQNTLDMAQQYRSLSATGDTLRTIVVVLIALACGLAAYMMTNKDFRARNYVERAVMVVLIAAASVAVLTTIGIFLSLITNTIDFLGRYPFMDFLFGTKWEPSFSGRGGQSDLGFLPLIWGTLFISLIALIVAVPIGLFAAIYLSEYASNSVRSVAKPMLELLAGIPTIVYGLFALLTVGPLLLDAFGDGGWFGVDWMTGGTAAMTAGLVMGIMLIPFVSSLSDDIINAVPQSLRDGSFGLGATHSETVRQVVLPAALPGIVGAILLAASRAIGETMIVVLGAGAAASLSMNPFEAMTTVTAKIVAQLTGDGEFNSPETLVAFALGITLFVITLGLNVVALIIVRKYREQYD, translated from the coding sequence ATGCCTGCAACTTGGCTTTTTGGTGTGTTACTGGTGCTGGCGGTTTTCGGCTATTATGCCGCAAAATCACGGGCCATGACCTCGGGCGGCGGTGACCGTCGCAATCTTCACTCTCTTCCTAGTTATTATGGCGCGAACACGGCGCTCGCGGCTGCGGTCCCAGCCATCGCTGTCTTGATGCTCTGGTTGATTACACAGCCAATGGCGATCAATTCGATGATCAGCGGCGACCTTGATCCCGCTGTTGCAACAGATGCGGGCGAACGGTCATTGGCCTTAGCTGATGTGCGCCGCGTTGCAGATGGCCTATCCCTCGCGGTAGAGCAGGGCGCATTGACCGCCGACCAAGCCGCATCGCTGAATGTGGAAACGGACGACATTCGCGGAACCTTGGGCAGCGTCGGCGTCGCACTCGGGTCTGACGTCGAACAGAATACGCTGGATATGGCGCAGCAATATCGCAGCCTGTCGGCCACGGGCGACACGCTACGCACCATCGTTGTCGTACTGATCGCGCTTGCTTGCGGGCTTGCCGCCTACATGATGACCAACAAAGATTTCCGGGCGCGCAACTATGTCGAACGCGCCGTGATGGTCGTTCTGATTGCAGCGGCCAGTGTCGCGGTTCTGACAACGATCGGTATTTTCCTATCGCTGATCACCAACACCATCGACTTTCTCGGACGTTACCCCTTCATGGACTTTTTGTTCGGCACCAAATGGGAACCGAGTTTTTCCGGTCGCGGTGGTCAATCTGATCTGGGGTTCTTGCCGCTGATCTGGGGTACGCTGTTCATTTCACTGATCGCGCTGATCGTGGCCGTGCCAATCGGGCTGTTTGCGGCGATCTACCTGTCCGAATATGCGTCAAACTCTGTACGGTCTGTGGCCAAACCAATGCTGGAACTGCTCGCAGGTATCCCGACCATCGTCTACGGTTTGTTTGCTTTGCTGACAGTCGGTCCATTGTTGCTTGATGCCTTCGGCGATGGCGGTTGGTTCGGCGTGGATTGGATGACCGGCGGGACTGCTGCGATGACCGCGGGTCTGGTCATGGGCATCATGTTGATCCCCTTTGTCAGCTCCCTATCCGATGACATCATTAACGCGGTGCCACAATCACTGCGTGACGGGTCCTTCGGCCTTGGGGCTACCCATTCCGAAACCGTCCGCCAAGTCGTCTTGCCAGCTGCATTGCCGGGCATCGTAGGCGCGATCCTGTTGGCCGCATCACGGGCCATCGGTGAGACCATGATCGTGGTCCTCGGGGCAGGGGCCGCGGCATCGCTGTCCATGAACCCATTCGAGGCAATGACAACCGTGACCGCCAAGATCGTCGCACAGCTGACAGGTGACGGGGAATTCAACAGCCCTGAAACGCTGGTGGCCTTCGCGCTTGGGATCACTCTTTTCGTTATCACACTAGGGCTGAACGTTGTCGCCCTGATCATCGTTCGTAAATATCGGGAGCAGTACGACTAA
- a CDS encoding LuxR family transcriptional regulator, with protein sequence MSQTIAKLYELTNAKTVEELWEIHTKHMAAYGFKRLIYAFTRYYSSSAKVAIGDPQDWVLLTNLSSSYVDKFVEDGHYFHGPMIQWALRNDGACSWRWMKEMIGTDLESQKEHEVIEFNKSYGIATGYTLSFRSVSQRSKGAIALIGDEGMSQDKVDQIWAQHGDELMVLNNVMHLKILALPHSGSRKLTTRQREVLQWVGDGKTTQDIAILLGLTAATVEKHLRLARESLDVETTAQAVLKAAFYNQMFVLDN encoded by the coding sequence ATGAGCCAGACAATTGCGAAATTGTACGAGCTAACGAATGCAAAGACTGTTGAAGAACTGTGGGAAATCCACACAAAACACATGGCAGCCTATGGGTTCAAACGGCTGATTTACGCCTTCACACGTTACTATTCATCTTCCGCCAAGGTCGCGATCGGAGACCCGCAAGACTGGGTTTTGCTGACCAATCTATCATCCAGTTACGTCGATAAGTTCGTCGAAGATGGTCACTACTTCCACGGCCCCATGATTCAATGGGCCTTGCGCAATGACGGCGCGTGTAGCTGGCGTTGGATGAAGGAAATGATCGGAACTGATCTGGAAAGCCAGAAAGAACACGAAGTCATTGAATTCAATAAATCTTATGGGATCGCAACCGGTTATACACTCAGTTTCCGGTCTGTTTCACAGCGCAGCAAAGGTGCCATTGCGCTGATCGGTGACGAAGGCATGTCGCAAGATAAGGTTGATCAAATCTGGGCTCAACATGGCGATGAACTGATGGTGTTGAACAACGTTATGCACCTTAAAATCCTCGCCCTGCCCCATTCCGGATCTCGCAAGTTGACGACACGCCAGCGCGAGGTGTTGCAATGGGTTGGTGATGGCAAAACGACGCAAGATATTGCGATCCTTCTTGGCCTCACGGCGGCAACCGTAGAGAAACATCTGCGTCTTGCACGTGAGTCTCTTGATGTAGAGACCACAGCTCAAGCGGTACTAAAGGCCGCCTTTTACAACCAGATGTTCGTCCTCGATAATTGA
- the pstB gene encoding phosphate ABC transporter ATP-binding protein PstB, translated as MEDMYRMDRAMSTQQDVKISAKGVQVHYGETHAIKDVNVEIGDKTVTAFIGPSGCGKSTFLRCINRMNDTIDICRVQGDILIDGEDIYDSRVDPVQLRAKVGMVFQKPNPFPKSIYDNVAYGPKIHGLARNKADLDDIVEKALRRGAIWDEVKDRLHAPGTGLSGGQQQRLCIARAVATEPEVLLMDEPCSALDPIATAQVEELIDELRQNYAVVIVTHSMQQAARVSQKTAFFHLGNLVEYSDTDKIFTNPEDPRTESYISGRIG; from the coding sequence ATGGAAGATATGTATCGAATGGATCGCGCTATGAGCACGCAACAGGACGTCAAAATCAGCGCCAAAGGCGTTCAGGTTCACTACGGTGAAACACATGCGATCAAGGACGTGAATGTCGAGATCGGCGATAAAACCGTAACGGCCTTCATCGGACCATCTGGCTGCGGCAAGTCTACTTTTCTGCGTTGTATCAACCGGATGAACGACACAATTGATATTTGCCGCGTGCAAGGTGACATCCTGATCGACGGCGAAGACATCTACGACAGCCGCGTTGATCCGGTCCAATTGCGGGCTAAAGTCGGCATGGTGTTTCAGAAACCGAACCCATTCCCGAAATCGATCTACGACAACGTAGCATACGGTCCTAAAATTCACGGCCTTGCACGTAACAAGGCTGATCTTGACGACATTGTTGAAAAGGCACTGCGCCGCGGCGCAATCTGGGACGAAGTCAAAGACCGGCTTCACGCACCGGGTACAGGCCTGTCAGGCGGTCAGCAGCAACGTCTGTGCATCGCACGGGCTGTGGCAACCGAACCCGAGGTTCTGCTGATGGATGAACCATGTTCAGCGCTGGACCCGATTGCGACGGCTCAGGTCGAAGAACTGATCGACGAACTGCGCCAGAACTACGCGGTGGTCATCGTCACACACTCTATGCAGCAGGCTGCACGTGTGTCGCAGAAGACGGCGTTCTTCCACCTTGGTAACTTGGTTGAATATTCCGACACCGACAAGATTTTCACGAACCCAGAAGACCCACGGACCGAGAGCTACATCTCTGGCCGGATCGGGTAA
- the phoU gene encoding phosphate signaling complex protein PhoU — MDNHISSAYDRDLEEIQALVMRMGGLVEQAILSAAEALANRDLELAENVRAGDKVIDALEIQINDEAARTIALRAPVSKDLRSILTVLRIAASLERIGDYAKNMAKRTGTLVDMPAINGSDKALRRMAREVQLMLKDVLDSYVRRDADLAEEVRQRDHEVDQMYNALFREFLTFMMEDPRNITACMHLHFMAKNVERMGDLATNMAEQVIYLVTGEMPEEARPKGDETSFVRTPE; from the coding sequence ATGGACAACCATATTTCATCCGCCTACGACCGCGATCTCGAAGAAATCCAGGCACTGGTGATGCGCATGGGCGGGCTTGTTGAACAGGCCATTCTGTCAGCTGCAGAAGCCTTGGCAAACCGCGACCTTGAACTGGCCGAAAACGTGCGGGCAGGGGATAAGGTTATCGACGCCCTAGAAATCCAGATCAACGACGAAGCGGCCCGCACCATCGCCCTACGCGCGCCTGTTTCCAAGGACTTACGCAGCATTCTTACAGTGCTTCGCATCGCAGCATCGCTCGAACGGATCGGCGATTACGCGAAAAACATGGCGAAACGGACTGGAACATTGGTCGATATGCCTGCGATCAACGGGTCAGACAAAGCGCTCCGTCGTATGGCCCGCGAAGTGCAGCTTATGCTCAAAGATGTGCTGGATTCTTACGTGCGTCGTGACGCGGATTTGGCTGAAGAAGTGCGTCAGCGCGACCACGAAGTCGACCAGATGTACAACGCATTGTTCCGTGAATTCCTGACCTTCATGATGGAAGACCCGCGCAACATCACAGCCTGTATGCACCTGCATTTCATGGCGAAAAACGTTGAACGGATGGGTGATCTGGCAACCAATATGGCCGAACAGGTGATCTATCTGGTCACCGGTGAAATGCCCGAAGAAGCACGGCCCAAGGGCGACGAAACATCCTTTGTTCGGACACCGGAGTAA
- the pstA gene encoding phosphate ABC transporter permease PstA: protein MSDATVTPSADPHKKGKSLLVKDARTKKRDAAEKRFKAYGIAAIMVGVLFLVALLWAIIQNGTPAFTQTYVTLDVELLEERLDPNGNRDIEELKKTSTFGYKPLIETALINATSDIETEVDDGDLAKILSSGAAAVIRDHVLANPATIGETVAFRVLTSSRVDGYMKGRVQREDLARDKNLDAAHLDLIDVMVEQGSVERVFNWAFITGADASESRPEQAGIGVSMLGSFFMMIVVLVLALPIGVAASIYLEEFAPQNWFTDLIEVNISNLAAVPSIVFGILGLAAFIQVAHLPQSAPLVGGLTLTLMTLPTIVISTRASLKSVPPSIRDAALGVGASKMQSVFHHVLPLAMPGILTGTIIGLAQALGETAPLLLIGMVGYIASNYPDGVASGFLDPNSAMPAQIYEWAKRADPAYYERAWGGIIILLVFLMTMNLIAIILRRRFERRW, encoded by the coding sequence ATGTCTGACGCCACTGTGACACCATCCGCCGATCCGCACAAAAAGGGCAAATCGCTTCTCGTGAAGGATGCGCGCACCAAAAAGCGAGACGCGGCCGAAAAACGCTTCAAAGCCTACGGAATCGCGGCCATCATGGTGGGGGTTCTGTTCCTTGTTGCCCTGTTGTGGGCGATTATTCAGAACGGAACGCCTGCTTTCACACAAACCTATGTGACGCTCGACGTCGAATTGCTTGAAGAACGGCTCGATCCAAACGGCAATCGCGACATTGAAGAGCTAAAGAAGACGTCGACGTTTGGCTACAAACCGTTGATCGAAACAGCACTGATCAATGCGACCAGTGACATCGAAACAGAAGTTGACGACGGCGACCTTGCTAAAATCCTGTCATCGGGTGCAGCAGCAGTTATTCGTGATCACGTTCTGGCTAACCCAGCCACGATTGGTGAAACCGTCGCGTTTCGGGTCCTGACATCATCACGGGTCGATGGTTACATGAAAGGCCGCGTGCAACGTGAAGACCTTGCGCGGGACAAAAACCTTGATGCAGCACACCTCGATCTGATCGACGTGATGGTTGAACAAGGATCCGTCGAACGCGTGTTCAACTGGGCCTTCATCACAGGTGCCGACGCATCCGAAAGCCGACCAGAACAAGCAGGGATCGGTGTGTCCATGCTCGGGTCGTTCTTTATGATGATTGTTGTGCTGGTCTTGGCGTTGCCAATTGGTGTGGCCGCATCCATCTACCTCGAAGAATTCGCGCCGCAAAACTGGTTCACGGACCTGATCGAGGTGAACATCTCAAACCTCGCCGCTGTACCGTCAATTGTGTTTGGTATCCTTGGCTTGGCAGCGTTTATTCAAGTTGCACATCTACCGCAATCAGCCCCGCTGGTTGGTGGCCTGACCCTGACGCTGATGACTCTGCCGACGATCGTGATTTCGACACGGGCATCACTGAAATCCGTCCCACCATCCATCCGCGACGCGGCACTGGGTGTCGGGGCCAGCAAAATGCAGTCGGTGTTCCACCATGTGCTACCACTGGCCATGCCGGGTATCCTGACAGGGACCATCATCGGTCTGGCACAGGCGCTTGGTGAAACCGCACCGCTGCTGCTGATCGGCATGGTCGGCTACATCGCATCAAACTACCCCGACGGCGTGGCATCCGGTTTCTTGGACCCGAACTCTGCCATGCCTGCCCAAATCTACGAATGGGCAAAACGGGCAGACCCCGCTTATTATGAACGCGCATGGGGCGGCATTATCATCTTGCTCGTCTTCTTGATGACGATGAACCTGATCGCAATCATCCTGCGCCGCCGCTTTGAGCGCCGCTGGTAA